One region of Armigeres subalbatus isolate Guangzhou_Male chromosome 3, GZ_Asu_2, whole genome shotgun sequence genomic DNA includes:
- the LOC134226300 gene encoding equilibrative nucleoside transporter 4, with protein sequence MMEATENGGNTSYEPLEGRRAFDTSDSPEMEGGGPPKDRKKLVFFALMTAGVGFVLPYNSFIIAADYWQSRFPGQSVALDMSMTYIIVALGAVLLNNVFLSLAPFRVRVAFGYAVSFTTLVFVALCEVAWHMFTAKTAYSVNLAAVSLVAMGCTIQQSSFYGFASMLPKQYTQAVMAGESIAGFLVSSNRVVTKLLIKSDRASTAIFFLTSTVYIAFSYVLHSITSHSPFVRYHMKACAKIVLRPDDDHTMSDTIENELSNARYGVLALESSPPVHIAPGTTTLSFSNPVYELSNPSGAENVLETNITNLTSTTTSVASNNNATHRTVTSPTSATAPHDVPNVAFKVEHVMTPDICTAGRFGSFRSGLESRWKVAHAIYPYMACIALAYCVTLSLYPGIESEIISCNLGTWMPVLLMFTFNTSDVVGKLLAAVPYSWSRRQLILMSGLRALLVPLILLCCSPRDQPVIAGEASAFIFTAALGVTNGLAGSLPMMLAPDKVSATLREVTGNMMTLSYNLGLTAGSLVGYVFESMLGPQLPNPCPQYPFVPPKPNQPPFNNLSISSTTSTTTLATAIITTLSSAIMQSSTTSINPETTSSISHIVTSTVSPPTTVLNQLPTSVETDTSSPFDASNLVTIAATVVYNATQSILETSTVH encoded by the exons ATGATGGAGGCCACTGAAAACGGAGGTAATACGTCATATGAGCCCCTGGAAGGACGCAGGGCTTTCGACACATCTGATAGCCCGGAGatggaaggaggtggacccccAAAGGATAGGAAAAAGCTGGTATTTTTTGCACTGATGACGGCCGGTGTGGGCTTCGTACTACCGTATAACAG TTTCATTATAGCCGCTGACTATTGGCAGTCTCGATTTCCGGGACAATCGGTCGCGTTGGACATGTCGATGACGTACATAATTGTTGCACTGGGAGCAGTTCTACTCAATAATGTATTCCTATCGCTGGCACCGTTCCGCGTACGAGTTGCTTTTG GATACGCGGTATCGTTCACCACACTGGTTTTCGTAGCACTTTGTGAAGTAGCGTGGCATATGTTTACTGCCAAAACGGCATACTCGGTCAATTTGGCTGCCGTTTCTTTGGTGGCAATGGGATGCACAATTCAACAGTCTAGCTTTTATGGGTTTGCCAGCATGCTGCCGAAACAGTATACTCAAGCAGTGATGGCCGGAGAAA GCATTGCTGGCTTTTTGGTATCTTCCAATCGAGTTGTTACTAAACTTCTTATCAAAAGCGATCGAGCATCAACAGCTATATTTTTCTTGACGTCCACGGTTTACATAGCGTTCAGCTATGTGCTACATTCTATCACTAGTCATTCACCTTTCGTACGATATCATATGAAAGCTTGTGCTAAAATTGTGCTTCGACCTGATGATGATCATACGATG AGTGATACCATAGAGAATGAATTATCCAATGCCCGGTACGGTGTCCTAGCTTTGGAATCCAGTCCACCAGTTCATATAGCTCCCGGTACGACAACTCTTAGTTTTAG CAATCCTGTTTATGAGTTGTCCAACCCAAGTGGAGCAGAAAATGTACTGGAGACAAACATAACTAATCTAACGTCTACCACAACTAGTGTAGCATCCAATAATAACGCTACTCATCGCACAGTTACATCACCGACATCGGCCACAGCTCCGCACGATGTGCCGAATGTTGCATTCAAAGTAGAGCATGTGATGACTCCTGATATTTGTACTGCTGGCCGATTTGGAAGTTTCAGAA GTGGATTAGAATCGCGATGGAAGGTTGCCCATGCAATCTACCCTTACATGGCTTGCATAGCACTGGCTTACTGTGTAACCCTCTCCCTCTATCCTGGGATAGAGTCAGAAATAATTTCATGTAATCTTGGAACATGGATGCCAGTACTGCTAATGTTCACTTTCAATACGTCTGATGTAGTGGGCAAACTGCTGGCAGCAGTACCATACAGCTGGTCACGGAGGCAACTTATTCTGATGTCCGGGTTGCGAGCATTGCTTGTACCACTCATATTGCTGTGCTGTTCTCCTCGTGATCAACCTGTGATTGCAGGAGAAGCATCCGCGTTCATCTTTACTGCCGCACTAGGAGTCACAAACGGATTGGCTGGGAGTTTGCCTATGATGCTCGCTCCAGATAAAGTATCGGCCACGTTACGTGAAGTAACTGGCAACATGATGACTCTCTCCTACAATTTAGGGCTAACGGCCGGATCGTTGGTAGGATACGTGTTTGAATCCATGCTGGGTCCTCAACTTCCAAATCCTTGTCCACAATATCCTTTCGTGCCACCCAAGCCCAATCAACCACCTTTCAATAACCTGAGCATCAGCAGTACGACCAGTACCACAACGCTAGCAACGGCTATTATCACCACACTATCTTCAGCAATAATGCAGTCTAGCACAACATCTATCAATCCGGAGACAACTTCCAGCATATCACATATCGTGACGTCAACGGTGTCGCCACCAACCACAGTATTAAATCAGTTGCCAACCAGCGTTGAAACGGACACTAGCAGCCCATTCGACGCCAGCAATTTAGTGACAATAGCTGCGACCGTAGTGTACAATGCGACACAGTCGATTCTCGAAACATCCACCGTACACTAG
- the LOC134226302 gene encoding uncharacterized protein LOC134226302, giving the protein MNYLENLVIYFSNLSAFYIFSVATSVAVVLLTLYLGIVTRFSNGITEQTDNKSQNTLSTDGGPDSDENDSENENLKIESVRQLKSAKLKCLEQQLTDEQRQYEKEIEKAQLSAIFELLKEQSERFELGSNLNENDLKEQLTLYR; this is encoded by the exons ATGAATTACCTGGAAAACTTGGTCATATATTTCAGCAACCTCTCGGCGTTCTATATTTTCAGCGTCGCCACTTCGGTAGCAGTGGTTTTACTAACACTCTATCTCGGAATAGTGACACGATTCTCGAATGGTATCACCGAGCAGACGGATAACAAATCGCAG AATACACTGTCCACCGATGGAGGGCCAGACAGTGACGAAAATGATTCTGAGAATGAAAACCTTAAGATTGAATCCGTCCGGCAATTGAAGTCAGCGAAACTGAAATGCTTGGAACAACAGCTGACCGATGAGCAGCGGCAGTATGAGAAGGA GATTGAGAAAGCGCAGCTATCAGCAATTTTCGAGTTGTTGAAGGAACAAAGTGAACGATTTGAGCTTGGATCCAACTTGAATGAAAACGATCTGAAAGAACAACTCACCTTATACCGGTGA